The Chiroxiphia lanceolata isolate bChiLan1 chromosome 4, bChiLan1.pri, whole genome shotgun sequence genome contains a region encoding:
- the LOC116786253 gene encoding uncharacterized protein LOC116786253, whose amino-acid sequence MENLAKNANSQLREENLETGRQAGNTQPHAAPPESLGRASSLHGDGLPALPGQQSLQGTSSRPAIVPSKMEPAQGLETSCQAHPKLRASWSKATLPWQQHCLEEEELPEQTGHDHLASLPWHDGRAGQANPELTGLEGLEAISSQQKVLEWLEAYFGATTTYALAALPWQESWVPALQAGPRLLPEQPLGHTSPSATAAHSLARRQPCSLLGRLLGAARRLFFGSRVPPEREQQRRAHSDPAEPQQRPAESAVQGGPPAVAAGTAPQPFACPRRTLPDWAHPLIPVTSL is encoded by the exons ATGGAGAACCTTGCCAAGAATGCAAATTCTCAGCTCCGCGAGGAGAACTTGGAGACAGGGCGCCAA GCGGGCAACACCCAGCCCCACGCAGCGCCTCCAGAGAGCCTGGGCCGGGCCTCGTCCCTCCATGGCGACGGCCTGCCAGCGCTCCCCGGCCAACAGAGCTTGCAGGGCACCAGCAGCCGCCCAGCCATTGTGCCAAGCAAGATGGAGCCTGCGCAGGGGCTGGAGACCAGCTGCCAGGCCCACCCCAAGCTCAGGGCTTCTTGGAGCAAAGCCACCCTgccatggcagcagcactgcctggaggaggaggagctccCAGAGCAGACGGGCCATGACCATCTGGCCTCCCTGCCATGGCATGATGGCAGAGCCGGGCAG GCAAACCCAGAACTGACAGGCCTGGAGGGACTGGAGGCCATCTCCAGCCAGCAGAAGGTGCTGGAGTGGCTCGAAGCCTATTTCGGCGCAACCACTACCTATGCACTGGCCGCTCTGCCCTGGCAAGAGTCCTGGGTGCCGGCGCTGCAGGCAGGACCTCGCCTTTTGCCCGAACAGCCCCTTGGCCACACATCTCCTTCTGCCACGGCTGCTCACAGCCTGGCGCGACGCCAGCCGTGCTCCCTGTTGGGCAGGCTGCTCGGGGCTGCGCGCAGGCTGTTCTTTGGCAGCCGTGTCCCACCAGAGCGGGAACAGCAGCGCCGGGCTCACAGTGACCCTGCTGAGCCTCAGCAGCGGCCGGCCGAGAGCGCGGTACAGGGAGGCCCCCCGGCcgtggctgcagggacagcgCCTCAGCCATTCGCCTGCCCCAGGCGCACCCTGCCCGACTGGGCTCACCCGCTCATTCCTGTGACCAGCCTATGA